In the Streptomyces sp. BHT-5-2 genome, one interval contains:
- the gntD gene encoding guanitoxin biosynthesis L-enduracididine beta-hydroxylase GntD — protein sequence MLTHHLQDDDVAAIDTVVDELSRRHDTVESTDFQAESRLFADELPRRVRQALHEYRSTEKSGLLVVRGLSVDDAALGPTPAERRHKPGPSSSLRQDIAFYLIANLLGDPIGWATQQDGLIMHDIYPVRGFEHEQIGWGSEETLTWHTEDAFHPLRTDYLGLMCLRNPDGVETTACDIADVRLDAATREILAQERFHILPDDAHRISGQAPADESPREAALRARSRQRVDAAMETPEPVAVLFGDPDDPYLRIDPHYMQGVQGEAEQQALDTIGAAIDDAMSGVVLTPGDMVFIDNYRVVHGRKPFRARFDGTDRWLRRLNVARDLRASRGSRLAAHTRVIY from the coding sequence GTGCTGACGCACCATCTGCAGGATGACGACGTCGCCGCGATCGACACCGTGGTCGACGAACTCAGCCGGCGCCACGACACCGTGGAGTCCACGGACTTCCAGGCCGAGAGCCGGCTCTTCGCCGACGAATTACCGCGTCGGGTGCGTCAGGCGCTGCACGAGTACCGCAGCACCGAGAAGTCCGGCCTCCTGGTCGTGCGCGGGCTGTCCGTGGACGACGCCGCGCTGGGGCCGACGCCGGCCGAGCGCCGGCACAAGCCGGGGCCGTCCTCGTCCCTCCGTCAGGACATCGCGTTCTACCTGATAGCCAACCTGCTCGGCGACCCCATCGGTTGGGCCACCCAGCAGGACGGCCTGATCATGCACGACATCTACCCCGTCCGCGGCTTCGAGCACGAGCAGATCGGCTGGGGCAGCGAGGAGACCCTCACCTGGCACACCGAGGACGCCTTCCACCCGCTGCGCACCGACTACCTCGGCCTGATGTGTCTGCGCAATCCGGACGGCGTCGAGACCACCGCCTGCGACATCGCCGACGTCCGGCTGGACGCCGCGACCCGCGAGATCCTCGCGCAGGAGCGCTTCCACATCCTGCCCGACGACGCACACCGCATCTCCGGGCAGGCACCGGCGGACGAGAGCCCGCGCGAGGCCGCCCTGCGCGCCCGCAGCCGGCAGCGGGTCGACGCCGCCATGGAGACGCCCGAGCCGGTCGCCGTGCTCTTCGGCGACCCCGACGACCCCTACCTGCGGATCGACCCGCACTACATGCAGGGCGTCCAGGGCGAGGCCGAGCAGCAGGCGCTGGACACCATCGGCGCCGCGATCGACGACGCCATGTCCGGTGTCGTCCTCACCCCCGGCGACATGGTCTTCATCGACAACTACCGTGTCGTCCACGGCCGCAAGCCGTTCCGCGCCCGCTTCGACGGCACGGACCGCTGGCTGCGCCGACTCAACGTCGCGCGCGATCTGCGCGCGTCCCGCGGATCGAGGCTCGCCGCGCACACCCGCGTCATCTACTGA
- a CDS encoding acyltransferase, producing MNLRSLTGLRFLATLPVFLTHAAFEGVFSDAKLSWGFLDGMGTIGYTSVSFFFVLSGFVITWSYRPTDTARKFWRRRFFRVFPNHLTAYVLALVLILSVGLSVQVLPSITQVLLVQSWVNDPAFTDTGNSVSWSLAVDVVFYALFPVLLVLVNKIKPNRLWFWAAGAVLCVALVPTIAFTALPDTPKMPLGGVSVTQYWFTYFFPLFRMLECVLGMLMARIVLTGKWIRLPATAAALLLVLAYVIAQHVPYLFRLSAMTVVPVALLTAALAARDAGGRGTFLGSRLMVWLGDLSFAFYLLHNLVLKYGHLLLGHTEQDGELVGRTWSTPLGIVVIAAGFAVSLLLAWLLHNGVEKPVMRRWSRAKATPVAGVTSEIPVKDGAI from the coding sequence GTGAATCTCAGGTCCCTGACGGGTCTGCGCTTCCTGGCCACCCTGCCGGTCTTCCTCACCCATGCCGCCTTCGAGGGGGTCTTCAGCGACGCCAAGCTGAGCTGGGGCTTCCTCGACGGCATGGGGACCATCGGCTACACCTCGGTGTCGTTCTTCTTCGTGCTGAGCGGCTTCGTGATCACGTGGTCGTACCGACCCACGGACACCGCGCGGAAGTTCTGGCGCCGGCGCTTCTTCCGCGTCTTCCCCAACCACCTGACGGCCTATGTGCTCGCCCTGGTGCTGATCCTCTCGGTCGGACTGAGCGTCCAGGTGCTGCCGTCGATCACCCAGGTCCTGCTGGTGCAGTCCTGGGTGAACGACCCGGCCTTCACCGACACCGGCAACAGCGTGAGCTGGTCGCTGGCGGTGGACGTGGTGTTCTACGCGCTCTTCCCGGTGCTGCTGGTGCTGGTGAACAAGATCAAGCCGAATCGGCTGTGGTTCTGGGCGGCCGGCGCGGTCCTCTGCGTGGCCCTGGTCCCGACGATCGCGTTCACCGCGCTGCCGGACACCCCGAAGATGCCGCTCGGCGGGGTCTCGGTCACCCAGTACTGGTTCACCTACTTCTTCCCGCTCTTCCGGATGCTGGAGTGCGTGCTCGGCATGCTGATGGCGCGGATCGTGCTCACCGGCAAGTGGATACGCCTGCCGGCGACGGCCGCCGCGCTGCTGCTGGTGCTCGCGTACGTGATCGCCCAGCACGTGCCGTACCTGTTCCGGCTGAGTGCGATGACGGTGGTGCCGGTGGCGCTGCTGACCGCCGCGTTGGCGGCGCGGGACGCCGGGGGCCGCGGCACCTTCCTGGGCAGCCGGCTCATGGTGTGGCTCGGCGACCTCTCCTTCGCCTTCTACCTGCTGCACAACCTGGTGCTCAAGTACGGCCATCTGCTGCTCGGCCACACCGAGCAGGACGGCGAGCTGGTGGGCCGCACCTGGAGCACGCCTCTGGGCATCGTCGTGATCGCCGCCGGCTTCGCGGTGTCCCTGCTGCTCGCCTGGCTGCTGCACAACGGCGTGGAGAAGCCGGTGATGCGCCGCTGGTCCCGGGCCAAGGCGACTCCTGTGGCTGGTGTGACCAGTGAGATCCCTGTGAAGGACGGGGCAATTTAG
- a CDS encoding acyltransferase, with the protein MQTTPRPPRPAPDASTARPAGPAPNPNLRSLTGLRFLALLPVFLTHAAFEGVFGDAKLSWGFLDAMGSTGYTAVSFFFVLSGFVITWSYRSTDTARKFWRRRLFRVFPNHLVAYAFTVALMLAAGAVLDVPGMLAQLFLLQAWVPDPLFIDTGNTVTWSLGADVAFYALFPLLLALVHRIRPTRLWYWAGALVLVVIALPTVALSVLPDSPLMPVGGASRAQYWFTYFFPLSRAVECVIGMVFARIVLTGKWIRLPVPAAAALVVAAYALAQYVPFLYRLSAVPVVPLALLTAALAVADAEGRGTFLGGRRMVWLGELSFAFYLVHQPVLAYGHTLVSARNDRGEVVPRTWDTPAGIAVVAGAFVLSMALAWLLHNGVEKPAMRRWSRPRRPAAPPRPAGAPAT; encoded by the coding sequence ATGCAGACCACCCCCCGACCACCGCGCCCGGCACCGGACGCGTCGACGGCCCGGCCGGCCGGCCCGGCACCCAACCCCAACCTCCGCTCCCTGACCGGCTTACGGTTCCTGGCCCTGTTACCCGTCTTCCTCACCCATGCCGCCTTCGAGGGCGTCTTCGGCGACGCGAAGCTGAGCTGGGGCTTCCTCGACGCGATGGGGAGCACCGGCTACACGGCGGTGTCGTTCTTCTTCGTGCTGAGCGGCTTCGTGATCACGTGGTCGTACCGCTCCACGGACACCGCGCGGAAGTTCTGGCGCCGGCGCCTCTTCCGGGTCTTCCCCAACCACCTCGTGGCCTATGCGTTCACGGTGGCGCTGATGCTCGCCGCGGGCGCCGTCCTCGACGTACCGGGCATGCTCGCCCAGCTGTTCCTGTTGCAGGCGTGGGTCCCCGATCCGCTGTTCATCGACACCGGCAACACCGTCACTTGGTCGCTCGGCGCCGATGTCGCGTTCTACGCGCTCTTCCCGCTGCTGCTCGCCCTGGTGCACAGGATCAGGCCGACCCGCCTGTGGTACTGGGCCGGTGCCCTGGTGCTCGTGGTGATCGCACTGCCGACCGTGGCCCTGTCCGTGCTTCCGGACAGCCCGTTGATGCCGGTCGGCGGTGCCTCCCGCGCCCAGTACTGGTTCACCTACTTCTTCCCGCTCTCCCGCGCCGTGGAGTGCGTGATCGGCATGGTGTTCGCGCGGATCGTGCTCACCGGGAAGTGGATACGCCTGCCGGTGCCGGCCGCCGCGGCCCTGGTGGTCGCCGCGTACGCACTCGCCCAGTACGTTCCCTTCCTCTACCGGCTGAGCGCGGTGCCGGTGGTGCCGCTGGCGCTGCTGACCGCCGCGCTGGCGGTGGCGGACGCCGAGGGCCGCGGCACCTTCCTCGGCGGCCGGCGGATGGTGTGGCTCGGTGAACTCTCCTTCGCCTTCTACCTCGTGCACCAGCCCGTCCTGGCCTACGGGCACACCCTGGTCAGCGCGCGGAACGACCGGGGCGAGGTGGTGCCGCGCACCTGGGACACCCCGGCCGGCATCGCGGTGGTCGCCGGGGCGTTCGTGCTGTCGATGGCGCTGGCCTGGCTGCTGCACAACGGCGTCGAGAAGCCGGCGATGCGCCGCTGGTCCCGCCCCCGGCGTCCCGCCGCGCCACCGCGTCCCGCCGGGGCCCCGGCGACGTAG